In Pseudoroseomonas cervicalis, the DNA window CGCCGGCCTCGCCTCCGGCCTGCCGGATGCGCAGTATCGCGAGGCCGGGGCGGAGATCGCCCCCGACGCGGCCGCGGCGCTGGCCGGCGCCGGCATCGTGCTGAAGCTGCGCGCGCCGCTGGGCACGGGGGAGGGGGCGGTGGACGAGCTCTCCCTGATCCCGCGCGGGGCGCTGCTGATCGGCACGCTCGACGCGCTCTCCGAGCCGGCCCGCGCGCGCGTCTATGCCGAGCTGGGCATCGATGCCTGCTCGATGGAGCTGCTGCCGCGCATCACCCGCGCGCAGAGCATGGATGTGCTCTCCTCCCAGGCCAATCTCGCCGGCTACCGCGCGGTGATCGAGGGCGCGGGCGCCTTCGACAAGGGTTTTCCCATGCTGATGACGGCGGCGGGCACCATCCCGGCGGCCAATGTCTTCGTCATGGGCGCGGGCGTGGCCGGGCTGCAGGCGATCGCGACGGCCCGGCGCCTCGGCGGCCGCGTCTCGGCCACCGATGTCCGGCCGGCGGCGAAGGAGGAGATCAAGTCGCTCGGCGCCAGCTTCGTGGGCTATGAGGATGCCGAGAGCCAGGCGGCGCAGACCGCCGGCGGCTATGCCAAGCAGCTCTCGGCCGAGTTCTACGCCAGGCAGGCCGAGGTGGTGGCCGCCCATGTGGTGAAGCAGGATGTCGTCATCTGCACCGCGCTGGTGCAGGGCCGCAAGGCGCCGATCCTGCTGACCGCCGAGATGGTGGCCAGCATGAAGCCGGGCAGCGTGGTGGTCGATATCGCCGCGGATGCCGGCGGCAATTGCGCGCTGACCGTGCCGGGGGAGAGCATCACCACCGAAGGCGGCGTGAAGATCCTGGGCCACCGCAACTGGCCCGGCCGCATCCCCGCCGCCGCCTCCAGCCTCTATGCGCGCAACCTGCTGACCTTCCTGACCACCTTCTGGGACAAGGAGGCCGGCGCGCCGAAGCTGCCGGTGGAGGATGAGATCATCCGCGGCGTGGCGCTGACCCGCGCGGGCGCCGTCGTGCACCCGCAACTGGCGCAAGCCTGAGGAGAGAAGCGATGAACGCGACCGATCTCGCCAACCAGGCCTCCGCCACGGCGGAGCGCGCCCTGGCGCTGGCCGCCCAGGCGCGGCAGATGGCCGAGGCCGTGGCGCCGGTGGCCCAGGCCGCCGAGCCCTTCCTGCTGCTGCTGACGATTTTTCTCCTCGCCTGCTTCGTCGGCTACTACGTCGTCTGGAACGTCACGCCGGCGCTGCACTCGCCGCTGATGGGCGTCACCAACGCCATCTCCTCGGTCATCGTGGTGGGCGCCATCCTGGCCACCGGCCTCGGCGATTCCTGGGCGGCGAAATTCTTCGGCTTCCTGGCGGTGACGCTGGCCTCGGTGAACATCTTCGGCGGCTTCCTGGTGACGCGCCGGATGCTCGCCATGTTCAAGAAGAAGGGCTGAGGCGATGGCGCACACGCTCTCGACGCTCGCCTATCTCGCAGCCTCCGTCCTGTTCATCCTGGCGCTGCGCGGCCTGTCGCATCCGGAGACCAGCCGGCAGGGCAATCTCTTCGGCATGGTCGGCATGGCCATCGCCATCCTCGCCTCGCTGGCGCGGCCGGGCATGGACATTGGCGGCATCGCGCTGATCCTGGCGGGGCTCGCCCTCGGCGGCGGCATCGGCGCGGTGGTGGCGCAGCGCATCCAGATGACGGCGCTGCCGCAGCTGGTCGCCGCCTTCCACTCTCTGGTGGGTCTCGCCGCCGTCTTCGTCGCGGCGGCGGCCTTCTACAACCCCGAGGCCTTCGGCATCGGCCATCCCGGCGCGATCCACACCGGCAGCCTGGTGGAGATGTCGCTGGGGCTGGCCATCGGCGCCATCACCTTCAGCGGCTCGCTGATCGCCTTCGCTAAGCTGCAGGCGCTGATGGGCTCCGCGCCGATCACCTTCAAGGGCCAGCACTGGCTGAATCTGGGCCTGGCGCTGCTGCTGCTGGTGCTGGTCATCGCCTTCTGCGCCACCGGCTCGGGCGTGCTGTTCTGGCTGATCGCGCTGCTGGCGCTCGGCCTCGGTTTCCTGCTGATCATCCCGATCGGCGGCGCCGACATGCCGGTCGTCGTCTCGATGCTGAACTCCTATTCCGGCTGGGCGGCGGCGGGCATCGGCTTCACGCTGGGCAATCTGCTGCTGATCGTCACCGGCGCGCTGGTCGGCGCCTCGGGCGCGATCCTGTCCTACATCATGTGCAAGGGCATGAACCGCAGCATCATCAATGTGCTGCTGGGCGGTTTCGGCAGCGAGGCGGGGGGTACCTCCGCGGGCGGCGGCGGCGGGCCCGCGCGGCCGGTGAAGGCCGGCAGCCCGGAGGATGCCGCCTACATCATGAAGAACGCCGCCAAGATCATCATCGTGCCGGGCTACGGCATGGCGGTGGCGCAGGCGCAGCAGGTGGTGCGCGAGATGGCGGACCTGCTGAAGAAGGAAGGCGCCGAGATCTCCTACGCCATCCACCCCGTCGCGGGCCGCATGCCCGGCCATATGAACGTGCTGCTGGCCGAGGCGAATGTGCCCTATGACGAGGTGCATGAGCTGGAGGAGATCAACCCCGAATTCGCCGAGGCCGATGTGGCCTATGTGATCGGCGCCAATGACGTGACCAACCCGGCGGCCAAGACCGACAAGTCCAGCGCCATCTACGGCATGCCGATCCTGGATGTGGAGCGCGCCAAGACGGTGTTCTTCGTCAAGCGCGGCATGGCCAGCGGCTATGCCGGCGTCGAGAACGAGCTGTTCTTCCGCGACAACACCATGATGCTGTTCGGCGACGCCAAGAAGGTGACGCAGCAGATCGTCCAGGCCCTGCAGAAATAATTCTTTCGGGCTGCCGCCGTCCGGTGGGGCGGCGGGACGCTGCACTGAGGGGCCTTATCGCCTTCTCGGTGCAGCTTTCATGTCACGCGGCGGTTGAGGAGACCGGCGCGGGGAAATGAAACGGTTGCAAACTCTTTGTCGACCGCTCCCCCTGGCCTATAACCTTCTGGTCATGGCGGCCAAAACCAGTCTCACGCCCCTGCCGGGCGCCTGCGCGGCCTGCGCCGTGCGCCCCTTCGCCCTGTTCCGCGTCGTGCCGCAGGCGCGGGTGGGGGAGATCGCGCGCGTCCGCTCCGCCGTGCGCCTGGTGCGCTCGGGCGACGCCATCCGTGACACCGTCTTCACCCTCTATGCCGGCTGGGCCTTCTCCTGGACGACGACGCCGGATGGGCGCCGCCAGATCCTCGACTTCCACCTGCCCGGCGACCTGGTCGAGCGCAGCGAGGACGGGGCCGAGGTCTCGGCGCTGACCGATGCCAGCTTCTGCGTCCTCGCCAAGGACCGGCTCTGCGAGTTCATGGGCCGCGATCCGGGCCTGGCCATGTCCTATGCCGATGGGCTGGTGCGCGACCGCGCCCGGCTGCGGGAGCGTCTGACCAGCCTCGGCCGGCGCGATGCCATGGGCCGCGTCGCGCATCTGCTGCTGGAGCTGCACACCCGCCTGTCGCATCGCGGCGGCGCCGACCGCAGCGGCGCGCCGCTGCCGCTGAAGCAGGGCGCATCTGGCCGATGCGCTGGGCCTGTCGGTGGAGCATGCCAACCGGGCGCTCGCCGCTCTGCGCCGCGATGGCGTGGCGGCGCTGCAGAAAGGGCGGCTCGACATCCTCGACCGCGAGGCGATGGAGGAGCTGGCCGGCTGGTCCAGCGCCCCCGCCGCGCCCGTGCTGACCACGCTCAAGGCCTGAGGCGCCCCCGCCCCGCCTGTTTGTGTCAGGGGGCAGGGGGCGGCTTTTCCATGCCCACCGTATCCGCCATGCTGCGCGCGGCCCCTTGCGGGGCGGCTCAGCCTATGTTGCGCTGCATCATGCGTGGCGTGCAGGGCAGGAATGGCCCTCTTCCGGCCTCGCCGCGGTCAAACTACACGCCGCAGTGATTGACAGAATCTCACTTTCGCCGATTGTTGATTCGAACGACGGAGATAGGGACCATGGCCATCACACGCCGCCATCTGCTTCTGTCCGGTGTGGCGACCGGGCTTGCCGCCAGCCTGCCGGCCGGGCTGCCGCTGCCCGCCCTGGCCCAGGAGCCGCGCCGCGGCGGCGTGCTGACCGTGCATCTGGGGTCGGAGCAGCGCATCCTGAACCCGGCGCTCCGCGCCTCCACCGGCGTCTACGTCATCACCAGCAAGATCATCGAGCCGCTGGTCGATCTCGGCGAGGGCGGCAGGA includes these proteins:
- a CDS encoding Re/Si-specific NAD(P)(+) transhydrogenase subunit alpha → MRLAVLKERRAGETRVAATPETVKKLIALGLAVVVESGAGLASGLPDAQYREAGAEIAPDAAAALAGAGIVLKLRAPLGTGEGAVDELSLIPRGALLIGTLDALSEPARARVYAELGIDACSMELLPRITRAQSMDVLSSQANLAGYRAVIEGAGAFDKGFPMLMTAAGTIPAANVFVMGAGVAGLQAIATARRLGGRVSATDVRPAAKEEIKSLGASFVGYEDAESQAAQTAGGYAKQLSAEFYARQAEVVAAHVVKQDVVICTALVQGRKAPILLTAEMVASMKPGSVVVDIAADAGGNCALTVPGESITTEGGVKILGHRNWPGRIPAAASSLYARNLLTFLTTFWDKEAGAPKLPVEDEIIRGVALTRAGAVVHPQLAQA
- a CDS encoding NAD(P) transhydrogenase subunit alpha, coding for MNATDLANQASATAERALALAAQARQMAEAVAPVAQAAEPFLLLLTIFLLACFVGYYVVWNVTPALHSPLMGVTNAISSVIVVGAILATGLGDSWAAKFFGFLAVTLASVNIFGGFLVTRRMLAMFKKKG
- a CDS encoding NAD(P)(+) transhydrogenase (Re/Si-specific) subunit beta; this encodes MAHTLSTLAYLAASVLFILALRGLSHPETSRQGNLFGMVGMAIAILASLARPGMDIGGIALILAGLALGGGIGAVVAQRIQMTALPQLVAAFHSLVGLAAVFVAAAAFYNPEAFGIGHPGAIHTGSLVEMSLGLAIGAITFSGSLIAFAKLQALMGSAPITFKGQHWLNLGLALLLLVLVIAFCATGSGVLFWLIALLALGLGFLLIIPIGGADMPVVVSMLNSYSGWAAAGIGFTLGNLLLIVTGALVGASGAILSYIMCKGMNRSIINVLLGGFGSEAGGTSAGGGGGPARPVKAGSPEDAAYIMKNAAKIIIVPGYGMAVAQAQQVVREMADLLKKEGAEISYAIHPVAGRMPGHMNVLLAEANVPYDEVHELEEINPEFAEADVAYVIGANDVTNPAAKTDKSSAIYGMPILDVERAKTVFFVKRGMASGYAGVENELFFRDNTMMLFGDAKKVTQQIVQALQK
- a CDS encoding helix-turn-helix domain-containing protein yields the protein MADALGLSVEHANRALAALRRDGVAALQKGRLDILDREAMEELAGWSSAPAAPVLTTLKA